From the genome of Thunnus thynnus chromosome 1, fThuThy2.1, whole genome shotgun sequence, one region includes:
- the ccpg1 gene encoding cell cycle progression protein 1 isoform X5, producing MSETSSDAESSCGWTIISNEGSDIETLGLEAAVEYGVDLLERPPVVEAELQDAPAAASATGGVEERVGDALDDTLGEQTIDETLYASKAGDKAAEKEHVTLLSSSDHSDIVTLGDLKEDEHAEAEEVAAAAHEEFYLGTSCSSQYAFTAAETVFPGQKPAATNSSSSEDEAGRSSSTVVRRRRLRRNTASVVTEPEDEEEEAPESGPSEDEEDEVKEEKEQEEQGEVIPAAPDVRVRGHGSSILNKCILLALIIAISMGFGHFYGYIFSLTGTVQIQERQKTVEKVKVNELDGVRHLLQKHVQRRDLGLDDLDEQNVISLLTDVIEKIKKENEELNIKQSHIQAKRDDLEMLLKRKAEERTKIVSQQQRLTAENQQLKSSLEREEKSLSTLQEELTNLRSQIRDLETVGSCGDTWVFSLSENQRLRDELEHKKQQIRSFHGQREDMMAEAQTLRKNLDMERKVTDELRRDLNRLRSRITGAARGAGSEAEELQSRLMELEKRLSFEQQRSDLWERLYVETKEERAKGDTESKVKKPKEGMSGKVKDTFDAVKNSTKEFVHHHKEQIKKAKEAVKENLRKFSDSVKSTFRHFKDSASTFINKARGFYNKKCDEKNTKESWQHRYHKPHHRHSHKSDDSFYSSHNTRKSGDKVNKDRGQNAHKPNLKGCSGVFDCAYQESMSLFNKAMEPIRADEFHQLLQSYLQQEVDHFHHWKELEMFINNFFHNGVFIHDQMLFTDFVNGVEDYLTDMHEYHGLDDNLFGDLDDYVYRHFFGDAYTKIYGPSGPFERPDSDSKEELRTKHQQRKQQRARARPHSERKWSRSGRNADRHMADVKIELGPMPFDPKY from the exons ATGTCAGAGACGTCGAGTGATGCAGAGTCGTCCTGTGGATGGACTATTATTAGTAATGAG GGTTCAGATATTGAGACGTTGGGATTGGAGGCTGCGGTGGAATATGGAGTCGACCTCTTAGAGCGCCCCCCGGTGGTGGAAGCAGAACTGCAGGACGCACCAGCTGCTGCATCTGCTA ctgGGGGTGTTGAAGAGAGGGTTGGCGATGCACTTGATGACACTCTGGGAGAACAAACCATAGATGAGACACTGTACGCCTCAAAG GCGGGAGACAAGGCTGCAGAGAAAGAGCATGTGACTCTGTTGTCCTCCAGTGATCACTCCGACATCGTGACTCTAGGAGACTTGAAGGAGGACGAGCACGCAGAGGCGGAGGAGGTGGCGGCAGCGGCCCACGAGGAATTCTACCTCGGCACTTCCTGTAGCAGCCAGTACGCCTTCACTGCTGCAGAGACTG TATTTCCAGGACAGAAGCCTGCAGCCACAAACTCGAGCAGCAGTGAGGACGAGGCGGGACGAAGTTCCAGCACTGTTGTACGAAGACGAAGGCTGAGGAGGAATACGGCGAGTGTCGTGACAGAGCctgaggacgaggaggaggaggcaccGGAGTCTGGTCCaagtgaggatgaggaagacGAGGTCAAAGAagagaaggagcaggaggagcagggtGAGGTCATACCAGCTGCTCCGGACGTCCGAGTGCGAGGCCACGGCAGCAGCATCCTCAACAAATGTATCCTGCTTGCCCTCATCATCGCCATCAGCATGGGCTTCGGTCACTTCTATG GttacattttctcacttacagGCACCGTCCAAATTCAAGAGAGGCAGAAAACTGTGGAGAAAGTCAAAGTCAACGAGCTCGATGGTGTGAGGCATCTGCTTCAAAAGCAC GTCCAGAGGAGAGACCTGGGCCTTGACGACCTGGATGAGCAAAACGTTATTTCACTGCTCACAGACGTAATCGAGAAGATCAAGAAAGAGAACGAGGAGCTCAACATCAAACAGTCGCACATTCAG GCCAAGAGGGACGACCTGGAAATGTTATTGAAACGGAAAGCTGAGGAGAGGACTAAAATTGTGTctcagcagcagaggctgacaGCGGAGAACCAGCAGTTAAAGAGCTCCCTGGAACGAGAGGAGAAATCTCTGTCCACCCTGCAGGAGGAGCTGACAAACCTGCGCTCTCAGATAAGAGATCTGGAGACTGTGGGATCTTGTGGGGACACGTGGGTTTTCTCGCTGTCAGAAAACCAAAGGCTGCGAGACGAGCTGGAGCACAAGAAGCAGCAGATACGAAGCTTTCACGGCCAGCGGGAAGACATGATGGCCGAAGCGCAGACGCTGAGGAAGAATCTTGACATGGAGAGGAAGGTCACAGACGAGCTGAGGAGGGACTTGAACAGGCTGAGAAGTCGCATCACTGGAGCCGCAAGGGGAGCCGGTTCAGAGGCAGAAGAGTTACAGTCACGTCTGATGGAGCTGGAGAAGAGGCTCAGCTTTGAGCAGCAGCGCTCTGACCTTTGGGAGAGGCTGTATGTGGAAACCAAAGAAGAAAGAGCCAAAGGAGACACAGAGTCCAAAGTGAAAAAACCGAAAGAGGGCATGTCGGGGAAAGTGAAGGACACATTTGACGCTGTGAAGAACTCCACCAAGGAGTTTGTCCATCACCACaaagaacaaattaaaaaagcGAAAGAAGCTGTGAAGGAGAACCTTAGGAAGTTCTCAGATTCTGTCAAATCAACTTTCCGCCACTTCAAGGACTCGGCCTCGACCTTCATCAACAAGGCCAGAGGGTTTTATAATAAGAAATGTGATGAGAAGAATACAAAAGAGTCCTGGCAGCACAGGTACCACAAGCCTCATCACAGACACTCGCACAAATCTGACGACTCCTTCTACAGCAGCCACAACACTCGGAAATCAGGGGATAAAGTTAATAAAGATCGAGGCCAAAACGCCCACAAACCCAACCTGAAAGGATGCTCTGGGGTTTTTGACTGCGCCTACCAGGAGTCCATGAGTCTCTTCAACAAAGCCATGGAGCCGATAAGAGCGGACGAGTTTCACCAGCTGCTCCAGAGCTACCTGCAGCAGGAGGTCGACCACTTCCACCACTGGAAAGAGCTGGAGATGTTCATCAACAACTTCTTCCACAACGGTGTGTTCATCCACGACCAGATGCTGTTTACAGACTTCGTCAACGGTGTGGAAGACTATCTGACGGACATGCACGAGTATCACGGCCTTGACGACAACCTGTTTGGAGATCTTGACGACTACGTCTACCGGCATTTCTTTGGAGACGCTTACACAAAAATCTATGGCCCGAG TGGGCCGTTTGAAAGACCTGACTCAGACTCAAAGGAGGAGTTGAGGACAAAGCATCAACAACGTAAGCAGCAGAGAGCCAGAGCTCGACCGCACAGTGAACGCAAGTGGAGCAGATCAGGAAGAAACGCAGACAGACACATGGCTGATGTCAAAATAGAACTGGGTCCCATGCCGTTTGATCccaaatactga
- the ccpg1 gene encoding cell cycle progression protein 1 isoform X6 → MSETSSDAESSCGWTIISNEGSDIETLGLEAAVEYGVDLLERPPVVEAELQDAPAAASATGGVEERVGDALDDTLGEQTIDETLYASKAGDKAAEKEHVTLLSSSDHSDIVTLGDLKEDEHAEAEEVAAAAHEEFYLGTSCSSQYAFTAAETVFPGQKPAATNSSSSEDEAGRSSSTVVRRRRLRRNTASVVTEPEDEEEEAPESGPSEDEEDEVKEEKEQEEQGEVIPAAPDVRVRGHGSSILNKCILLALIIAISMGFGHFYGTVQIQERQKTVEKVKVNELDGVRHLLQKHVQRRDLGLDDLDEQNVISLLTDVIEKIKKENEELNIKQSHIQAKRDDLEMLLKRKAEERTKIVSQQQRLTAENQQLKSSLEREEKSLSTLQEELTNLRSQIRDLETVGSCGDTWVFSLSENQRLRDELEHKKQQIRSFHGQREDMMAEAQTLRKNLDMERKVTDELRRDLNRLRSRITGAARGAGSEAEELQSRLMELEKRLSFEQQRSDLWERLYVETKEERAKGDTESKVKKPKEGMSGKVKDTFDAVKNSTKEFVHHHKEQIKKAKEAVKENLRKFSDSVKSTFRHFKDSASTFINKARGFYNKKCDEKNTKESWQHRYHKPHHRHSHKSDDSFYSSHNTRKSGDKVNKDRGQNAHKPNLKGCSGVFDCAYQESMSLFNKAMEPIRADEFHQLLQSYLQQEVDHFHHWKELEMFINNFFHNGVFIHDQMLFTDFVNGVEDYLTDMHEYHGLDDNLFGDLDDYVYRHFFGDAYTKIYGPSGPFERPDSDSKEELRTKHQQRKQQRARARPHSERKWSRSGRNADRHMADVKIELGPMPFDPKY, encoded by the exons ATGTCAGAGACGTCGAGTGATGCAGAGTCGTCCTGTGGATGGACTATTATTAGTAATGAG GGTTCAGATATTGAGACGTTGGGATTGGAGGCTGCGGTGGAATATGGAGTCGACCTCTTAGAGCGCCCCCCGGTGGTGGAAGCAGAACTGCAGGACGCACCAGCTGCTGCATCTGCTA ctgGGGGTGTTGAAGAGAGGGTTGGCGATGCACTTGATGACACTCTGGGAGAACAAACCATAGATGAGACACTGTACGCCTCAAAG GCGGGAGACAAGGCTGCAGAGAAAGAGCATGTGACTCTGTTGTCCTCCAGTGATCACTCCGACATCGTGACTCTAGGAGACTTGAAGGAGGACGAGCACGCAGAGGCGGAGGAGGTGGCGGCAGCGGCCCACGAGGAATTCTACCTCGGCACTTCCTGTAGCAGCCAGTACGCCTTCACTGCTGCAGAGACTG TATTTCCAGGACAGAAGCCTGCAGCCACAAACTCGAGCAGCAGTGAGGACGAGGCGGGACGAAGTTCCAGCACTGTTGTACGAAGACGAAGGCTGAGGAGGAATACGGCGAGTGTCGTGACAGAGCctgaggacgaggaggaggaggcaccGGAGTCTGGTCCaagtgaggatgaggaagacGAGGTCAAAGAagagaaggagcaggaggagcagggtGAGGTCATACCAGCTGCTCCGGACGTCCGAGTGCGAGGCCACGGCAGCAGCATCCTCAACAAATGTATCCTGCTTGCCCTCATCATCGCCATCAGCATGGGCTTCGGTCACTTCTATG GCACCGTCCAAATTCAAGAGAGGCAGAAAACTGTGGAGAAAGTCAAAGTCAACGAGCTCGATGGTGTGAGGCATCTGCTTCAAAAGCAC GTCCAGAGGAGAGACCTGGGCCTTGACGACCTGGATGAGCAAAACGTTATTTCACTGCTCACAGACGTAATCGAGAAGATCAAGAAAGAGAACGAGGAGCTCAACATCAAACAGTCGCACATTCAG GCCAAGAGGGACGACCTGGAAATGTTATTGAAACGGAAAGCTGAGGAGAGGACTAAAATTGTGTctcagcagcagaggctgacaGCGGAGAACCAGCAGTTAAAGAGCTCCCTGGAACGAGAGGAGAAATCTCTGTCCACCCTGCAGGAGGAGCTGACAAACCTGCGCTCTCAGATAAGAGATCTGGAGACTGTGGGATCTTGTGGGGACACGTGGGTTTTCTCGCTGTCAGAAAACCAAAGGCTGCGAGACGAGCTGGAGCACAAGAAGCAGCAGATACGAAGCTTTCACGGCCAGCGGGAAGACATGATGGCCGAAGCGCAGACGCTGAGGAAGAATCTTGACATGGAGAGGAAGGTCACAGACGAGCTGAGGAGGGACTTGAACAGGCTGAGAAGTCGCATCACTGGAGCCGCAAGGGGAGCCGGTTCAGAGGCAGAAGAGTTACAGTCACGTCTGATGGAGCTGGAGAAGAGGCTCAGCTTTGAGCAGCAGCGCTCTGACCTTTGGGAGAGGCTGTATGTGGAAACCAAAGAAGAAAGAGCCAAAGGAGACACAGAGTCCAAAGTGAAAAAACCGAAAGAGGGCATGTCGGGGAAAGTGAAGGACACATTTGACGCTGTGAAGAACTCCACCAAGGAGTTTGTCCATCACCACaaagaacaaattaaaaaagcGAAAGAAGCTGTGAAGGAGAACCTTAGGAAGTTCTCAGATTCTGTCAAATCAACTTTCCGCCACTTCAAGGACTCGGCCTCGACCTTCATCAACAAGGCCAGAGGGTTTTATAATAAGAAATGTGATGAGAAGAATACAAAAGAGTCCTGGCAGCACAGGTACCACAAGCCTCATCACAGACACTCGCACAAATCTGACGACTCCTTCTACAGCAGCCACAACACTCGGAAATCAGGGGATAAAGTTAATAAAGATCGAGGCCAAAACGCCCACAAACCCAACCTGAAAGGATGCTCTGGGGTTTTTGACTGCGCCTACCAGGAGTCCATGAGTCTCTTCAACAAAGCCATGGAGCCGATAAGAGCGGACGAGTTTCACCAGCTGCTCCAGAGCTACCTGCAGCAGGAGGTCGACCACTTCCACCACTGGAAAGAGCTGGAGATGTTCATCAACAACTTCTTCCACAACGGTGTGTTCATCCACGACCAGATGCTGTTTACAGACTTCGTCAACGGTGTGGAAGACTATCTGACGGACATGCACGAGTATCACGGCCTTGACGACAACCTGTTTGGAGATCTTGACGACTACGTCTACCGGCATTTCTTTGGAGACGCTTACACAAAAATCTATGGCCCGAG TGGGCCGTTTGAAAGACCTGACTCAGACTCAAAGGAGGAGTTGAGGACAAAGCATCAACAACGTAAGCAGCAGAGAGCCAGAGCTCGACCGCACAGTGAACGCAAGTGGAGCAGATCAGGAAGAAACGCAGACAGACACATGGCTGATGTCAAAATAGAACTGGGTCCCATGCCGTTTGATCccaaatactga